The Flammeovirga agarivorans genome has a window encoding:
- a CDS encoding RagB/SusD family nutrient uptake outer membrane protein — MKYIKQIFIAVMMLGATSCSEFLEYQPSTEVSPDVAFESLDNAKATLVGAYDQLSSPYFDGLYVPIMNDVMGEDLMINSDNNWGWFVSVYQMEMLANYQWVTNPWAVGYKVIYDANMIIHNTPNIPKATESEKAELIAQAKALRAYCYLHLIQMYADSYHKAPEGDGVILRTIPAAAEDEDFGRASTQEVYDQIIEDLSYAVENMTESDYKGFLDQRGAQALLARTYLLTENWEKASEYAEQAYTGLSLMTVEEMWGGFMLFDNNPEAIFYLDYTRTDNNIYLSLPSFYWPEYGYSSIRADEVFLDKFDDADIRKGFFTFYEPIDADNYLVLKFGHNEALGNAHMIKIRASEMYLIKAEAEAELGNDEAAIEAVYEVMKRANGGAVKPTASGEELVNVILEERRRELFGEGFRWFDIKRRNQAFVREGQHWAKWNFGPEDNDYYRLTFPIPQGEIDSNTEINEENQNQGY, encoded by the coding sequence ATGAAATATATCAAACAAATTTTCATAGCGGTTATGATGTTAGGTGCTACATCATGTTCCGAATTTTTAGAATACCAACCCTCTACAGAAGTTTCTCCAGATGTCGCTTTTGAATCATTAGATAATGCAAAAGCTACTTTAGTTGGAGCATACGATCAATTAAGTTCTCCTTATTTTGATGGTCTTTATGTACCAATCATGAATGATGTGATGGGTGAAGACTTGATGATAAACTCTGATAACAACTGGGGGTGGTTCGTTTCAGTATATCAAATGGAAATGTTGGCCAACTACCAATGGGTAACCAACCCTTGGGCTGTAGGTTATAAAGTGATTTATGACGCCAATATGATCATCCATAATACACCAAACATTCCAAAAGCAACTGAGTCTGAAAAAGCAGAATTAATTGCACAGGCAAAAGCTCTAAGAGCTTACTGTTACCTTCATTTAATTCAAATGTATGCAGACAGTTACCATAAAGCTCCGGAAGGTGATGGTGTTATTTTAAGAACAATTCCTGCAGCTGCTGAAGATGAAGATTTTGGTAGAGCTTCTACACAAGAAGTTTACGATCAAATCATCGAAGATTTATCTTATGCAGTAGAAAATATGACAGAATCTGATTATAAAGGATTCTTAGATCAAAGAGGTGCTCAAGCTTTATTAGCAAGAACATACCTCCTTACAGAAAACTGGGAAAAAGCCAGTGAGTATGCAGAACAAGCCTATACAGGACTATCATTGATGACAGTAGAAGAAATGTGGGGTGGATTTATGTTGTTTGACAATAATCCAGAAGCCATTTTTTATCTGGATTACACAAGAACAGATAACAATATCTACCTTTCATTACCTTCTTTTTACTGGCCTGAATATGGTTATTCTTCAATTCGAGCAGATGAAGTATTCTTAGACAAATTCGATGATGCGGATATCAGAAAAGGGTTCTTCACTTTCTATGAACCGATTGATGCTGATAACTACCTCGTATTAAAATTTGGTCATAATGAAGCATTGGGAAATGCGCACATGATTAAAATTAGAGCTTCTGAAATGTACTTAATTAAAGCTGAAGCAGAAGCTGAATTAGGTAACGATGAAGCCGCTATCGAAGCAGTTTATGAAGTAATGAAAAGAGCCAACGGAGGCGCCGTTAAACCTACTGCCTCTGGAGAAGAATTAGTTAATGTAATCCTTGAGGAAAGACGTAGAGAACTATTCGGTGAAGGGTTCAGATGGTTTGATATCAAGAGACGTAATCAAGCATTTGTTAGAGAAGGTCAACATTGGGCAAAATGGAACTTTGGACCTGAAGACAATGATTACTACAGATTAACTTTCCCAATTCCACAAGGCGAAATCGATTCAAATACTGAAATCAATGAGGAAAACCAAAACCAAGGTTATTAA
- a CDS encoding SusC/RagA family TonB-linked outer membrane protein, which translates to MNKRKLFWMFLLFIVCLYVDVHAQQAQIKGVVMESATNEPLPGVSIWIEGTTNGTTSNIDGEFSLMVNKATDKLHFSFIGMQDKIIEIGTKSYFEVTLEGDSKQLEEVLVVAYGTSDKKAFTGAAETISGESLQARPVASAASSLQGSTSGVQVNSGSGQPGSSPTVRIRGVGSMSASSSPLYVIDGVPYDGIGTLNPNDIESMTVLKDAVSASLYGSRAANGVIIVTTKAGKREDHSRLTVDAQVGVTQLMSEGTPLMNSADYYQQTWNGLFNNQFYLNGKTQQESAQYAQENVEAISGWNPYDMENPFDYNGNLLSGAKIVQDTDWRDALYQTGQIQNYNIGFSHSTEKSNYFLSLGYFDQLGHVKGTDFNRVSGRINLDHQITPFIKVGTNNTISFYTQNSQPNGTAGANPVRAVEIINATTPIYLPNGEYNWYNTAVLDFNPIGLIEKDIYNTKGNNISSSLYLQFDFTKNLNFKTTGSINYNSSNGVVYYNPEHGNGSGVNGRGSKSHDQSMALNWSNVLTWENRYGRHHFTVMGGQETYSVNSDGLYAESTDFGIGGNPHLGIGAKPEAAVSYTSNRSLLSFFAQTSYDFGSKYYLNASVRTDGSSRFGENNKFGVFPSVGASWRLGQEEFLNTVDWLDELKLRGSYGLTGNDKIGDGNYLALYTLGSNYGDAPGMTPVQLENPNLQWEKMTLTNIGLDFSVFSRISVSGEYFIKDSDGLLYAQPISYSKGFGSVLTNIGHMENKGFEFTLHTENILKRDFAWTTDFNLTNIKSEIKNIGADQLVSGNYLLKEGISWYSFYLREWAGVNPETGQPMWYVNVENTHDENAEAPESAFEDPNGSGRQVTSEYEDAYRVVNGSALPTMYGGLTNTFKYKNFDFSFLLYFSVGGQIYNSDYAKNMHDGANPGYNLAQVAANAWTPDNKYTDVPRYIVNNEDNGHLSSTRFLENGNYLRLKNVNFGYNLPQHACEKIHISSLRVYFSGENLWTLSKFNGFDPEQALSGTTNDNVPGVATYSIGFNFGI; encoded by the coding sequence ATGAACAAACGAAAACTATTTTGGATGTTCCTGTTATTTATCGTCTGTCTTTATGTTGATGTGCATGCACAGCAAGCCCAAATTAAAGGGGTTGTCATGGAATCAGCAACCAACGAACCTCTTCCAGGGGTGAGTATTTGGATAGAAGGTACAACCAACGGAACTACATCCAATATTGATGGGGAATTTTCATTAATGGTAAATAAAGCAACTGACAAGCTTCATTTTTCATTTATTGGGATGCAAGACAAAATTATCGAAATAGGAACAAAATCTTATTTCGAAGTAACTCTCGAAGGTGACTCTAAACAACTTGAAGAAGTGTTAGTAGTTGCTTACGGTACATCTGACAAGAAAGCCTTTACCGGTGCCGCAGAAACAATCTCTGGAGAGTCTTTACAAGCTAGACCCGTAGCTTCAGCTGCAAGTTCACTGCAAGGATCTACCTCAGGTGTACAAGTGAATTCAGGTTCAGGTCAACCTGGTTCAAGTCCAACAGTACGTATTAGAGGTGTAGGTTCAATGAGTGCAAGCTCATCACCCTTATATGTAATTGATGGTGTACCTTACGATGGTATTGGTACATTAAACCCCAATGACATTGAATCTATGACTGTATTAAAAGATGCTGTTTCAGCTTCATTATATGGTTCTAGAGCTGCAAATGGTGTAATTATCGTTACAACTAAAGCTGGCAAGAGAGAAGATCATTCTAGACTAACTGTTGATGCACAAGTAGGTGTTACTCAATTAATGTCGGAAGGAACTCCACTAATGAACTCAGCTGATTATTACCAACAAACATGGAATGGTTTATTTAATAACCAATTCTATTTGAATGGTAAAACACAACAAGAGTCAGCACAATATGCTCAAGAGAATGTAGAAGCTATATCAGGATGGAATCCATATGATATGGAAAACCCATTTGATTATAATGGTAACCTTTTGTCTGGGGCTAAGATTGTACAAGATACTGACTGGAGAGATGCATTGTATCAAACAGGACAAATTCAAAACTATAATATTGGATTTAGTCATTCTACGGAAAAATCGAATTATTTCCTTTCTTTAGGATACTTCGATCAGTTAGGTCATGTAAAAGGAACGGATTTTAATAGAGTATCAGGACGTATTAATTTAGATCATCAGATCACTCCTTTTATTAAAGTAGGAACGAACAATACAATTAGTTTTTACACTCAAAATTCACAGCCAAATGGCACAGCAGGTGCAAACCCTGTAAGAGCAGTAGAAATTATTAATGCTACCACTCCTATTTATTTACCAAATGGGGAATACAATTGGTACAACACAGCTGTATTAGATTTTAACCCTATTGGTTTAATTGAAAAAGATATCTATAACACAAAAGGAAATAACATATCGTCGAGTCTTTATTTACAATTTGATTTTACTAAAAACTTAAACTTCAAAACTACAGGTTCAATTAACTACAACTCTTCAAATGGTGTAGTTTATTACAATCCAGAACATGGTAATGGTTCGGGTGTGAATGGCCGTGGTTCTAAATCTCATGATCAAAGCATGGCCTTAAACTGGTCTAATGTTTTAACATGGGAAAATCGTTATGGAAGACATCACTTTACAGTAATGGGAGGTCAAGAAACTTATTCTGTAAATAGCGATGGTCTTTATGCAGAATCTACAGACTTTGGTATTGGTGGAAATCCTCATTTAGGTATTGGTGCTAAACCAGAAGCTGCAGTTTCATATACAAGTAATAGAAGTTTGTTATCATTCTTTGCACAGACATCTTATGATTTTGGTTCTAAGTATTACCTTAATGCTTCCGTTCGTACAGATGGTAGTTCTCGTTTCGGTGAAAACAATAAGTTTGGTGTTTTCCCTTCGGTTGGTGCATCATGGAGACTTGGTCAAGAAGAGTTTTTAAATACTGTTGATTGGCTAGATGAATTGAAATTACGAGGTAGTTATGGTTTAACTGGTAATGATAAGATTGGCGATGGCAACTATCTAGCACTATATACTTTAGGTAGTAACTACGGTGATGCACCAGGTATGACTCCTGTACAGTTAGAAAACCCTAACTTACAATGGGAGAAAATGACGTTAACGAACATTGGTCTAGACTTCTCTGTATTCTCAAGAATAAGTGTTTCAGGTGAATATTTCATCAAAGATTCTGATGGATTATTATATGCTCAACCGATCTCCTACTCTAAAGGTTTTGGATCGGTATTAACCAATATCGGTCATATGGAAAACAAAGGTTTTGAATTCACACTTCATACAGAGAATATCTTAAAACGTGATTTTGCATGGACTACAGATTTCAACCTAACGAATATCAAGTCAGAAATTAAGAACATAGGCGCAGATCAATTAGTAAGTGGTAATTACTTATTAAAAGAAGGAATTAGCTGGTATAGTTTCTACTTAAGAGAGTGGGCCGGTGTAAACCCTGAAACAGGTCAGCCAATGTGGTATGTAAACGTTGAAAATACTCATGATGAAAATGCTGAAGCTCCAGAGTCAGCATTTGAAGACCCAAATGGTTCAGGAAGACAGGTAACAAGCGAGTATGAGGATGCTTATAGAGTAGTCAATGGTTCTGCCTTACCAACAATGTATGGTGGTTTAACCAACACTTTCAAGTATAAAAACTTTGACTTCTCATTCTTATTATATTTCAGTGTTGGTGGTCAAATTTATAACTCTGATTATGCTAAAAATATGCATGATGGTGCAAACCCTGGCTATAACTTAGCACAAGTTGCAGCCAATGCATGGACGCCTGATAATAAGTATACAGATGTACCAAGGTATATTGTAAACAATGAAGACAATGGACATTTATCATCTACAAGATTCCTTGAAAATGGTAATTACTTGCGTCTTAAGAATGTGAACTTCGGTTACAATTTACCTCAACATGCCTGTGAAAAGATCCATATTTCAAGTTTAAGAGTGTACTTCTCTGGTGAGAACTTATGGACTTTATCTAAATTCAATGGATTCGATCCAGAACAAGCATTATCAGGTACTACGAACGATAATGTACCAGGTGTTGCTACTTATTCTATAGGATTCAACTTTGGCATTTAA
- a CDS encoding FISUMP domain-containing protein: MKLLNKYTVSGLLTILLMTHCSKEEALPSLFPNAGSDQLELVNEGYQAQIATTELFEGQTGSWKVVRGVGGSLDSAASPSTIFRGEPGELYTLEWELREGSVYATDWVDIGFLPMKNEIYTILPDTISDSFTLHLEADSAKYGAIGTWHMIGEDSTGSFSDVNDPNAEFVGLPNHTYTIAYTHTYGSKEVSDEVTVTFDSLQADAGEDNLSIITKEAPYFFTLQANHQEGAAGMWRIIEGEGGNVITPELPNSLFTGNQNEEYHLEWSVSHGDYSDKDTVIIAFGGIHSSWTDARDNKTYKTIKIGNVEWMAENYDFDAYVGEAAWYYGQAAEAINETGHIVSSDEDRRKYGKLYSYNAAALSAPEGWRIPSYDEWWSLVERFNGQSYAGDALRKGGESGVDLELAGYFEMPEYRNSPEFGQLEQMGRYWVRLSDGATLDDEYPQAFQINDGPLVGIAIFIPYYALSVRYIRDIQR, translated from the coding sequence ATGAAATTACTAAATAAATATACTGTCAGTGGTTTGCTTACCATCCTACTGATGACACACTGCAGTAAGGAAGAGGCTTTGCCTTCGCTTTTTCCTAATGCTGGGAGTGATCAACTTGAATTGGTAAATGAAGGCTATCAGGCTCAAATCGCAACAACCGAGTTGTTTGAAGGACAAACTGGTTCTTGGAAAGTAGTCAGAGGTGTAGGTGGCAGTTTGGATTCTGCCGCCTCTCCTAGCACTATTTTCCGAGGAGAGCCTGGTGAATTGTATACTTTAGAGTGGGAACTTAGAGAAGGAAGTGTTTACGCAACTGATTGGGTTGATATCGGGTTCCTACCCATGAAAAACGAAATTTATACTATCCTACCAGATACAATATCTGATTCTTTTACTCTTCATTTAGAAGCGGATTCCGCAAAGTATGGTGCTATTGGAACTTGGCATATGATTGGAGAAGATTCTACAGGTTCATTTAGTGATGTCAATGACCCAAATGCCGAATTTGTAGGTCTTCCCAACCATACCTATACAATAGCTTATACTCATACTTATGGGTCTAAAGAAGTAAGTGATGAAGTAACTGTTACATTCGATAGTTTACAGGCGGATGCTGGTGAAGATAATTTAAGTATCATCACAAAAGAAGCTCCTTATTTTTTCACTTTGCAAGCCAATCACCAAGAAGGTGCAGCAGGAATGTGGAGAATTATCGAAGGTGAAGGAGGAAATGTCATCACACCAGAACTTCCTAATTCTTTATTCACAGGTAATCAAAATGAAGAATATCACTTAGAATGGAGCGTATCACATGGTGATTATTCTGACAAAGATACTGTGATCATCGCATTTGGCGGTATCCACAGTTCTTGGACAGATGCAAGAGATAATAAAACATACAAAACCATCAAAATTGGTAATGTAGAATGGATGGCTGAAAACTATGACTTCGATGCTTATGTAGGTGAAGCTGCTTGGTATTATGGCCAGGCAGCGGAAGCTATCAACGAAACAGGTCATATAGTTTCATCGGATGAAGACAGAAGGAAATACGGTAAACTTTATAGTTATAATGCCGCTGCATTGTCTGCTCCTGAAGGATGGAGAATCCCATCTTATGATGAATGGTGGTCATTAGTAGAACGTTTTAACGGACAAAGTTATGCTGGCGATGCATTAAGAAAAGGTGGCGAAAGTGGTGTTGACTTAGAGTTAGCAGGTTACTTCGAAATGCCGGAATACAGAAACAGCCCAGAATTTGGTCAGTTAGAACAAATGGGACGTTACTGGGTAAGATTAAGTGACGGTGCCACTCTAGATGATGAATACCCTCAGGCATTCCAAATCAATGATGGACCATTAGTAGGTATCGCGATTTTTATCCCTTACTACGCATTATCAGTAAGATATATTAGAGACATCCAACGCTAA